Proteins from one Pseudostreptobacillus hongkongensis genomic window:
- a CDS encoding gluconate 5-dehydrogenase: MKELFNLEGKVALVTGATYGIGFSMALGLAKSGARIVFNDINEELVEKGRKAYEEAGINAKGYVCDVTNEEAVKELITKIENEIGIVDILVNNAGIIKRIPMTEMSVEDFRKVIDVDLNAPFIVSKAVIPGMIKKGHGKIINICSMMSELGRETVSAYAAAKGGLKMLTKNICSEFGDKNIQCNGIGPGYIATPQTAPLREKQADGSRHPFDSFIISKTPAGRWGEPDDLVGPAVFLASDASNFVNGHILYVDGGILAYIGKQP, from the coding sequence ATGAAGGAATTATTTAATTTAGAAGGTAAAGTAGCATTAGTTACAGGGGCAACATATGGAATAGGTTTTTCCATGGCTTTAGGTCTTGCAAAAAGTGGTGCAAGAATAGTGTTTAATGATATAAATGAAGAATTAGTAGAAAAGGGTAGAAAAGCATATGAAGAAGCTGGAATAAACGCTAAGGGATATGTTTGTGATGTAACAAATGAAGAAGCTGTAAAAGAGTTAATTACAAAAATAGAAAATGAAATAGGAATTGTTGATATTTTAGTTAATAATGCAGGGATTATAAAAAGAATACCTATGACTGAAATGAGTGTAGAAGATTTTAGAAAAGTAATAGATGTTGACTTAAATGCACCTTTCATAGTATCTAAAGCTGTAATACCAGGAATGATAAAAAAAGGTCATGGTAAGATAATAAATATATGTTCAATGATGTCAGAATTAGGACGTGAAACAGTTAGTGCATATGCTGCAGCTAAAGGTGGTCTTAAGATGTTAACTAAAAATATTTGTAGTGAATTTGGAGATAAAAATATACAATGTAATGGTATAGGGCCTGGTTATATAGCTACTCCACAAACTGCCCCTTTAAGAGAAAAACAAGCAGATGGCTCAAGACATCCTTTTGATAGTTTTATAATATCAAAAACACCTGCAGGTAGATGGGGAGAACCTGATGATTTGGTTGGACCAGCTGTATTTCTTGCAAGTGATGCAAGTAATTTTGTAAATGGACATATACTTTATGTAGATGGTGGAATACTAGCATATATAGGGAAACAACCTTAA
- the kduI gene encoding 5-dehydro-4-deoxy-D-glucuronate isomerase yields MEVRYTHSPKDIEHYSTKELRDEFLVEKVFLPGEIKLTYTHNDRMIFGGVMPLDKELEIKLDKELGVNYFLERRELGVINIGGEGIIEIDGKLDNMKKQDGYYISRGTKEVKFKSVDKMNPAKFYVVSVPAHNDYPNVKISIDQIKPLEAGEDLTLNKRKIYQYIHPNICESCQLQMGYTILEPGSSWNTMPCHTHERRMETYVYFDFPSDYTKVFHLMGKPDETKHLVVGNEQAIISPSWSIHSGVGTTNYSFIWSMCGENITYTDMDMVDMNDLK; encoded by the coding sequence ATGGAAGTAAGATATACACATAGTCCTAAGGACATAGAACATTATAGTACTAAAGAATTAAGAGATGAATTTTTGGTAGAAAAAGTATTTTTACCAGGAGAAATAAAATTAACATATACACATAATGATAGAATGATATTTGGCGGAGTTATGCCGCTTGATAAAGAATTAGAAATAAAATTAGATAAAGAATTAGGTGTTAATTATTTCTTAGAACGTCGTGAATTAGGAGTTATAAATATAGGTGGAGAAGGAATAATAGAAATAGATGGTAAATTAGATAATATGAAAAAACAAGATGGTTACTATATTTCAAGAGGAACAAAAGAAGTTAAATTTAAATCTGTAGATAAAATGAATCCAGCTAAATTTTATGTTGTATCAGTGCCAGCACATAATGATTATCCTAATGTAAAAATAAGTATAGATCAAATAAAACCGCTAGAAGCAGGTGAAGATTTAACATTAAATAAAAGAAAGATATATCAATATATACACCCTAATATATGTGAAAGTTGTCAATTACAAATGGGGTATACAATATTAGAACCAGGAAGTTCATGGAATACTATGCCTTGTCATACACACGAAAGAAGAATGGAAACATATGTATATTTTGATTTTCCTTCTGATTATACAAAAGTATTTCATTTGATGGGGAAACCAGATGAAACAAAACATTTAGTAGTTGGAAATGAACAAGCAATAATATCACCTAGTTGGTCAATACATTCAGGAGTAGGGACAACAAATTATTCATTTATTTGGTCAATGTGTGGAGAAAATATAACATACACAGATATGGATATGGTAGATATGAATGATTTAAAATAA